One Lactobacillus sp. CBA3606 DNA segment encodes these proteins:
- a CDS encoding MFS transporter: MKNKYMPTAISLYLNYFIHGIGVIILAQNMDSLAGQWHTNTGGVAVVISSLGIGRLIVLLVSGFLSDKFGRKPFVVLGVITYLLFFVGILMSPSISIAYIFGILAGIANSFLDSGTYPALMEMFPNAKGTANVIIKAFISVGQFGLPLLVSFLVAGKYWYGWSFILCIVVLVINLIFLLVSGKFPVANQASTTTTTATKAETAAKPKGSLWFDGTLFILYGYVSQATFYLVSQWLSQYGTHVAGMGDTGSRALISYYSIGSIVCVLVTAALAKRAVKEIQFLGIYTLMSFLSLLLMYLFPTAMMCSIMSFVIGFSAAGGVMQLGLTVMSTFFPQGKGTITGAFYTAGSIASFTIPLVTGMMADSLANIFLFDVIIALIGFILAVLITIRYYHLFGKPTQKGASLNHAKNR, from the coding sequence ATGAAAAATAAGTATATGCCAACCGCAATTAGCCTATACCTAAACTACTTTATTCATGGGATTGGGGTCATTATTTTAGCCCAAAACATGGATTCGTTAGCTGGACAATGGCATACCAATACAGGTGGTGTAGCGGTCGTTATTTCTTCATTAGGAATTGGTCGCTTAATTGTCTTATTGGTTTCAGGATTTTTATCAGATAAATTTGGTCGTAAGCCATTCGTTGTTTTAGGTGTCATTACTTATCTGTTGTTCTTTGTGGGAATCTTAATGAGCCCGTCAATCTCAATCGCGTATATTTTTGGGATTCTAGCGGGGATCGCTAACTCGTTCTTAGATTCTGGGACTTATCCAGCTTTAATGGAAATGTTCCCGAATGCTAAAGGAACCGCAAATGTTATTATTAAAGCTTTTATCTCAGTTGGACAATTCGGATTACCCTTATTGGTTAGCTTTCTAGTTGCTGGTAAGTATTGGTATGGTTGGTCATTTATTCTGTGTATTGTTGTTTTAGTCATTAACTTGATTTTCTTATTAGTTTCTGGCAAATTTCCAGTTGCCAATCAAGCTAGTACAACGACGACTACTGCCACTAAAGCTGAAACAGCTGCTAAACCTAAAGGTAGTTTATGGTTTGATGGCACCTTGTTTATCCTTTATGGTTATGTCTCACAAGCCACCTTTTATCTTGTTAGCCAATGGTTAAGTCAATATGGGACCCATGTTGCCGGCATGGGTGACACGGGGTCACGAGCGTTGATTAGTTATTATAGTATCGGCTCGATTGTTTGTGTCTTAGTGACCGCAGCTTTGGCCAAACGCGCCGTTAAAGAAATTCAATTTTTAGGTATTTATACGTTAATGTCATTCTTATCACTTTTGTTAATGTACTTATTCCCAACCGCGATGATGTGTTCAATTATGTCATTTGTCATTGGTTTCTCAGCCGCCGGTGGGGTGATGCAATTAGGGTTAACGGTTATGTCGACCTTCTTCCCACAAGGTAAGGGAACAATTACCGGAGCCTTTTATACGGCTGGTTCAATTGCCTCCTTCACAATTCCATTAGTTACCGGAATGATGGCTGATAGTTTAGCTAATATCTTCTTATTTGATGTTATTATTGCGCTGATTGGTTTTATCTTAGCAGTCTTAATAACGATTCGATACTATCATTTATTTGGCAAACCAACTCAGAAAGGAGCCAGTCTCAATCATGCAAAAAATCGTTAA
- a CDS encoding shikimate dehydrogenase, with the protein MTERIDGHTLLIGLMAYPIRHSMSPTMHNNAFAKLGLNYAYLAFEVTNETLPSAIQSIRTLDMRGSNISMPNKQKVIPLLDKLDPAAEMVGAVNTVVNDNGVLTGYTTDGIGFMKSLADEGIDIRGQKMTLAGAGGAGTAIAVQAALDGVKEMSIFNMHDASWENAERNVKLINERTDCKATLHELENRADFKQEIQSSDIYTDSTGVGMKPLEDKTLIDDPSWLRKDLIVFDTVYAPRTTKLMKVAQAAGVEHVFNGLGMMLEQGAAAFKLWTGKEMPVDYIRHILFDEDAVDHK; encoded by the coding sequence ATGACTGAACGAATTGACGGACATACATTACTAATCGGCTTGATGGCTTATCCAATTAGACATTCAATGTCACCAACGATGCATAACAATGCTTTTGCTAAACTAGGATTAAATTATGCGTACTTAGCATTTGAAGTCACTAATGAGACGTTACCAAGCGCGATTCAATCAATTAGAACTTTAGATATGCGTGGGTCTAATATTTCCATGCCTAATAAACAAAAAGTTATTCCATTGTTAGATAAATTAGATCCTGCCGCTGAAATGGTTGGTGCGGTTAATACGGTTGTTAATGATAATGGCGTGCTAACCGGGTATACAACTGATGGCATTGGTTTTATGAAGTCTTTGGCAGATGAAGGTATTGATATTCGTGGTCAAAAGATGACTTTGGCTGGTGCCGGTGGCGCTGGGACTGCCATTGCTGTGCAAGCAGCTTTAGATGGCGTTAAAGAGATGTCGATCTTTAATATGCATGATGCTTCTTGGGAAAATGCAGAACGTAATGTTAAGTTAATTAATGAACGGACCGATTGCAAAGCGACCTTACATGAACTTGAAAATCGCGCTGATTTCAAACAAGAAATTCAAAGTTCTGATATTTATACTGATTCAACTGGGGTTGGGATGAAACCATTGGAAGACAAGACGCTAATTGATGATCCTAGTTGGTTACGTAAGGACTTGATTGTCTTTGATACTGTTTATGCGCCACGGACGACTAAACTCATGAAAGTTGCACAAGCAGCTGGGGTTGAACATGTCTTTAACGGTTTAGGCATGATGCTTGAACAAGGTGCAGCTGCCTTTAAGTTATGGACGGGTAAAGAAATGCCAGTTGATTATATTCGCCATATTTTATTTGATGAAGATGCTGTTGACCATAAATAA